The genomic DNA ttaaatagaTTTTTCGAAGAGGAATAAATTCTTCCACGTAATTGGTGCAGCCAATCACGATGGAGGACGTCGGTAGGACTGTCAGATCATTGTTACTCGCTTCTAAGGAAGGAGTAGCAATTGACAATGTCAATAGAGATTACAAAGCCATGGAAGGCGATTACATTCCATTTAGAAAGTACGGGTACTTGACTGTCCACGAGTTTTTAAAGGCAGTACCAAATATAAGAATAGTATCGAAAAACGGAACGTTCTTCGCGCAAGCTGTTGCAACTGCCAGCAACAGGCACATCGCTGACTTGGTCAGCAAGCAGAAGACACCGAGAGTAAGACCAACTAGACGGCCAAAGAACACAAACTCTTACAAAAGGTCTGCGTCAACAAATAGGTTCTCTCCCCGATCTAACTCGTTCGCTGGAACTGGACGGACCCAATCGCTGCACAGGTCTGCCTCCTTATCCAATGACTCGAGTAGAAATTGGGCCCCGAGGCAAGAAAATACTATAAGGCCGCTGATGTCTGTCTCTACAAGTTCCAGTAATTTTAATGGCAACAGCAACGGTAGCAGTCAGAGAAAGTCTGAGAGACCGGAAGCAGACAGAGTCTTTCAGCAGCCAAGTAGAGTTAATGGCTTCCAACAAAATTCTTCGTTTTCATCAGCAGCCTCGTCATCGTCAATTAATTCTAGACCTGGTACACTGAGCAACATTTCTTTAGGCAAACACAGTCAGCCGCAGAACTTTGCTTCAGCATCAGCGGTAACGAGACAAAATTCATTTGGTGACAATCGTTCTATGCAGGGAACACAAATACCGCCGCTGATACCACCAGCAGATCGTAAATCTCCCGTCTCTCCTAGTGGGCCCGTAAAACAAAAGCAATTGTCTCCGTCATCTAATTACTCTGGTCTAAATAACAGCAGCAGTAAGACCAATGGCACGATGTACAGCGACCACGTTCCTCCGTTGAAGCCTCTGAGTGAGCGTCTGAGGAATCCTCTGGCGTTTTCAACTGCCGTGCCCATTGTGCCTGAGTATCCGAAACCATCTGCGGCTGACAGCCCAACCAGTGCTGATAAGCGGGTCACATTTGCACCAACGGTTGGAGTCAAAACACCTCCGTTAGTTTTACGCCAGCCTAGTAATGAGTTTGCCATCAGTCCGAAGCAGCTGACACCGCCTGACACACCCAAGAAAAATAACGACCTCAGAGACGATCTTGTTGAGTTGGTGGAAAAGCTACATCTTCCTAGACCAGAGTATTTTATTACACAAAACGGTAAACACaatcaaaaaacaattttgtgCCAAATAAAAATCGGCGGAGTCAAATTCAGCAGCTATCCTTATGACGCCAAAACACAAAAAGAAGCTGAAATAGCGGCTGCTGAGCAAGCTCTTGCTGATTTGAAACAACATTATGAGACTTCTGTGGGTTTGCCAATTACTTATGACAAAGAATTAATAAAGCAGCGGGTTATTGCCATTGTTGACAGTGAAGATCACAAGAGCGGGATTTTCAAACACAAACTTCCATTTTATTACAAGGAAAAGTACAACGAAGCGCTTCCTAAAAATTGGGACACAATCATCAATGAATGTTCAAATAAATTAGTCTGCGAAAAGGCGGCTGGTGACGAGATTATTTTACTGCCCTACGACCCGGCAGCGGACAATTTCGAGCCCAAAATGCCGGAATTAATTCTGCCGCAAGAAGATCTCTGGCCAGTTTACGTCACCAATTTAGTCACCACCGAGGAAGTCTACGGGATAATCCTCGAAGACGAGTTCTGCAGCAAGAGAGATGCGATGTCAGAAAAACTTGACGGATTTTATTCTAAAGTGCGTCCGAAGCCTCcatcgataaaaataaacagatATTACGCATTAAAAAAAGACGACTCCTGGCACCGAGTATTCGTCGAATACCTCGACAACGAAATAAACTGCGccgatatatttttcattgatacCGGAGACATGGAGAGCGTAAGTTTTAATGACTTGTGTGCTCTAGATAAGAGTTTCTACGAATTACCACCGCAAGCTGTGAGATTCAGCATCGCCGGATACGAGGAGCTATCGAATTACGagacgataaataaaattggtgAGAAATTACTCACTAACTTATCATGTTACGTCCAAGTATTGAGCCGAGAGAAAAACGATATGGGTTTGGTGATTAACGGAGTGTTTTATGACACAAGCACCGCCGACGATATCAATGTCAATGATTTGATCCTGGAAAAGCTGACGAGTTTTGTCGCCAGTCCCCAGTTGACTATTGAGGGAGAAGTACTGGAAGTTTACTTGTCGCATGTTGACGAAGCTGGTGGTTACATTCAGATAAATGACGactctcataaaattttagtggCTCTGATAGACAAGTTGACCGGCGATAGTATCAACGAGGAGACACTGAAGAGAGCTACCGTGAGCTGGAACGCAGTGAACAGGGAGTCGGTCTACTTGATCCATTTACCGGACGGCCAGTGGGTCCGAGTGAAAGTGATCCAACCGGTACAGAACAATCAGCTGAGCGTGATGCTCATTGACGTTGGCAAGAAGATGATAGTGAATGCGTCGGAGCTTCTGAAAACTACAATGATTCCAGCCCCGCATGACAacaatttgaaattgatcgcGGCTGCTATTGAAAAGTATCCGGTCCAAACATGCAAAATTCAGCTTCACAACACCAGGACCAGTGTCCTGAATGACAAGAAATTCCTGGAGCCTCTGGTCGAAATGGCACCGCCTAGTGCTAAACTTTTCTGCAAAGTTATCAAGGAAGCGAAAGAGTCATCGCCACTGGCGGTCGTCGAATTGTTCAAGAGAAACGAATCCGATAATTTACTGATTTCTATAAACAATTCGCTGGTGATGCGACCGAATGACAAAACGGAAGGTGACGACAAGAATAATAATCTGAAAAAGAGACTTGAAAGGAAAAACTCGCGATCAAGTATTTCAAGAAACGGCCTCGAGTTACTTGGGCAGCCGAAAATACCCGATGTCGGTAAGTATTTTGACGTACACGTGACACAAACAGTAGCTGGACCGAATCACTTTGTTGTGCAGCCATACGACGGGACTGAGCCACTGGCGATAATGGAGAAAAAACTTCAGTTGTATTGCGAggacaattcaaattttgctCAACCTGATGACTTTTATGCTGCGGGAAATCTTTGCGCTGCTAATGTCAGTCAGAAATGGTATCGCGCTTCAATCGTTGGACCTTTTGACAGCTTCTCGACTATTGTTTACCTCTGCGACTCCGGAGTTATGCACAGTGTCCCCAACACCAACTTGAAGCCGCTGGCAGATGAATTTATGACTATTTCTTATCAAGGAATAAAAGCTAAACTCtacggtaattattttttttttctagagccAGGGGTAAAATGGGCATCCAAATTACAAGAGGGGTAAATCGGGCcgctcaaaattatttaaaaaaattatttttttgttcctggGTCATATTGACAGCAAATATTTCCTggggaacaaaaaaaattcagagaaaattctgactttttttttttagggagcccattttacttttctctttcaaatttatgaaatttaaaaatttatattaattgcaatttaaattttatccagGCTCGGAAAGATTTGACTGGAAAGCTCATCACGACAGCAAATTTAAAGAACTGGTAGCTGACAAAGATTTCGTATCAATAGTAAGAAAAATCGAAGATGACAAATCGTCTCAAACGaagcaaataatttgtcttgACCTCGTAGATACTTCTGGCAgtactgataaaaatattctcgAGGAAGTTATGAGTTTTGATAAATAAGTCTGGGTAAAAAtgcattataattataattattattttttttttctattttaatttattatttcattatttaaatattactcaTGTGAACtaacaaacttttatttattatcgagATTAACCAGTAAATATTAACTCTATTAAacattaatagtaataattaatatatatttataagaagCTTCCAAgcaatatataatataatataaattatatatccgGCCTACAATTTATGTGCCGTATTTAAGTTTAACGTAACTTTTAAGCAATATGAGGGTTCTAGTAGCACCTCAGGCTGTGTTTATTGacgctattattattattattatcattattttatatttgttattacatacaagtttatttttttctttgggtCCAATTTGTTACGGGCGTACatgcgtttaaaaaaattatattttattcttcatttgagttgtattttaaaaaaaaaaattcatagcaTCCAATTGTTATATGAATTCATTGCCGTATAATGATGAAGGACGTACTGTGTACGTCATCGATAATGAAGAATACAGTattattagaaaatatatgaaaaacgtGCATAGAATTTGAATCTATGAAAGCACGTGATCCATTCGCTTAAGcgaaaatattaatgatatttaaagttttaatgtaagatttattaaaatgtatttttttaatagttatcTCAATGTAATGAgtggaaaaataaaagtcgTTCACATAAttactgattaattatttgtttgttaGAATAAGTGGTAAGTGGTGGTAAAATAAGTCTTGTATGACAGCTGtttgattgatatttttaattgatttgtgggaatatttttagtagtgattttttttttttaatacttgagCAGTGgggtgataaaaaataaattaatttagtggGTAAGGAGACCGATTGGGggacaattttatttgatcattaaaaaaaaatcactagtgtaactataattttttttttttacgtgatgtgtatacttgaaattatataaaaatttatttgaaatttttaaatagtttattaatCCGTCTAGtggattttgaaatttttcaaaaattttaatctcaatttattacaattaaatgtcaattttataatttcatttaaaaagtttttttaaaaagtttatcaatTATCGGTCTActggatttttaaattcaccaaaaatttcaatcccgctactttttactatttttcgaaaatttcccATTTTTACACgagttaaaattcaaaaaaattaaatgtcatttttataatttcattcttgataagaagtaaaaaatttcctcatttcgtctctacaaaatttcaatataaaaatttcaacaatAATTCCGGaattaaacgaaaaaataataattttcttttggcgcgaaatttgaatttattatataattttttaaaaagtttattcatTTTCGGTCTActggatttttaaattcaccaaaaatttcaatcccgctactttttactatttttcaaaaattccccATTTTTACACgagttaaaattcaaaaaaataaatgtcaatttttgtaattaccttctatgtaaaaattaaaaaacttccTCAATTTTCTTCCAATTCGTCTCCACAGAatctctataaaaatttacacaataatccaaaattaaaaaaaaaaattattctttccgcgcgaaatttgaatttattcaaactttcaaaatatcagaatattaaattaaaaatcttataaaaaaaatcacatttccTACCACCAAAATTCGGTCGATCTGATCAGAAatctgacaaaatttttcattaataaatctatacatccatatatatatataaagagtaATAATgtcttaaaataaatgatcatAAAGGTAAAACCACAATGTTTAcctgtaataatttaaaaaacaataattaccaAGAGGGGATGAAAGCATgctgttatatttaagtgacgTCAACGGATAACGACAAGACGGGCGGTCAGTGGCTTTCAAACGTCGAGTTTACCAGTTGACGAGAGTCAATCGGTCTAAAAAGGTAAAAGCGTGAGGCAAGTAATTGTATGCCTGCTTCCCTATTAGACTTGTTTATCAAAAATACATCACTTATTCTCATTTAATTAACTAACTAATTACAACTAATCATCCATCATAACacaactaattattaatataattatagtaaCAATTATAGCATCGCGTGTTAAAGATCTGGCGCAACTAATACGGCTGATTGGAATCTACTGCAATTATTAAGGAATATCAAGAAAATGTAACTCTAAAAAGGCTTGTATGGCTTAAGTAGtggctttttatatttattttactccattaatttctattttttttatttttttacattcgtttactatagaattttattttattttattttgctgaTTTAAATGTTTTGAATGACAAACTACTTGTTGCTTCCTCCCGCGCAACTTTAGTGGTTTTGAATGATGTTTTGGTGATATGTTTGTTCGGGTAACTGATTCACaaggatttttaaataaattttaaataataatactaaaggGTGAAGATgtgaatttcgaaaatttaaatataaacaaagtGCCACAAgccaaacaaaatttttgcgttgcaggtgacataaattatattagGCATCTCTACATATATCAATATCAATATCAATCCCTGTTTGTATTTAATCACTGTATTATCAGTGTTGCCTGTTTAAATCTCCATCCTTACCACCAATGATACACGCAGACAAGCATGCAGGGTAGTGATGAACCGCGTTagctatattttaaatggctACGTGAAGTTCACAATAGAGGAAATACCATAAAAGGGACCCGGGGTGAAATTATCATCATCGAGAGATAATGATTACAGAACAGACTTGGACCATGATGCTGGAACCCGACGTACCAGGCATCGACGAGTATGTtaagtaatattatttaattagaaaCCATTAGTTTTCCCGCCAAAGACATTTTAACTGAGTCATTTTAACTgacagcaaaattttttatttttgtttgactGCCGAAAAAGGTTGGGTATTTCGCCGAGGAAACAGTTATGGATCAAGGCGGTGAAGAAGCTGACGTCCGAGCGGCTCGGGAGAGAAGGACTCGCGGCCTGGGGCGTGGGTCCGCCGCCGCGGGAAGAGGACGAGGACCTGGAAGAAGAAGAACCCAAGGGAGTGAGTGACAAAGATGAGATAACTCTTGTCGTGACACCACCGGAAGCTGTCGCCGTTGAAGAGCCTGATAAGCCCGAAGATCCGCCCTGTCAACAAAGTGgctatttatttatctgtCAAAAAAATCACTAGCAGGTggtattttaattcaaattattttacagaCGTTTTCAAACGCGGGCGGATGTACAAAGGGATTTTCTGCCCGTCCTTGACGAATGCGTTCCACAGCCCGAGTTTAGAGAAGTCTTACTTCCAGTACTCGTGTCGCCAGCGTCAGAAGTCTCTGATGATGCTGAATGTCGTCGATCTCGGTCTCAAGGTACttcagtaattaattacataattaattaatcaatcaattaataatgatcCCCGTAGATCGCGATTATTTCCCTGTGGCTGTGGAGAAGAAATGAACGCAGCAGCAGCTTAATTCAGACGCTGTCTTGGGTATCATGTTGTATGCTCGCAAATATTATTGTCTGTGTGGTGGGTCTGTGGCGGTGGTTCTCACCGAATTATCTCTACTGGGCATCTATATGCACTTGGCTGCTTATAAATATCCAAGGTATTCGTAATGTTATTcgtacttgaaaaatttaaagttcgtTAATGAAATTctctgtatttatattttcctccggtacaatatatatataagcacTCATACTCACTATAGTATGTTCTATAAATATTGTAGTTGGTAttgaaacatttaaatatcgtGGAGATGATTAGCCAGCTCGAGTTAATgtatacaataaatatttttttactgttgaattataggtttcatagcagctggattaaatttttcatcgcAGCAGCGCATAATGTGGTACATATTGTTTGTTGTTTATGCGCCGTATGCGATGCTCCCGCTTCCGCTGAGATGGTGCGTCCTCGCGGGCTCTGGTACTGCAATCAGCCACATGACAATGATTATAACGACGCTTTTTTACAATTCTAATTACGTAAGCTTGTTCAATAACTCGCtgacttaaattattattattactattactattaattttaaaaatataaattacgttCTGGTTCTCGTTCTGGCTCTGACTCTGGCTGCAGCTTAAAGACGTCGTATGCGTAATTAGAATGCTTACGACAAATGTCCTGCTGTACTTTGCGGTAAATCTCGCTGGAATGTACACCAAGTACTTGACGGACCGCGGACAACGTCAGGCATTCTTGGAGACCCACAGGTCCATGGAGACCCGCCAAAGAACGCAGAATGAAAATAATCGCCAAGAAAAACTTTTGCTTTCAGGTACTCGATATTATCTAATAGTCTGACGCCACTGGTTTttctaaatgttttttaattttttatgatcgtACTGCGGTCGTCTTCTGTGGTTTTGGTTTTTACTCAATTACTTGTTGACACAGtcctttaataattattttttattattggttTTGTTGGAGTATCAGTGGCACGTAAATATAAAACTGTAGGGCACATATATAAAATGTGTGATGAAGATAAGAGACACGAGACTATAACTCGTAACCGGTGGCCCGTAAGATGCGCCTCACCGGATGTCAAAAGAATCACCTTGTGGATTCACAGTCGATTGGTTTTGTTGTATATAGAAGTCTCGATGACCCTGTGGTGTATTTATGTCcataaatcgatttttaaatttcaatattctATTGCCTTTTAAactctatattatatattattaaatattattcatttttaattatcgctAATTAttagactgtaaaaaatcgggagtgaactcggagttccggagttttaaaaaaatcccgcatggggagttttttttcagaattgaTTTTGGAGggaactaaattttatttgaatccgcGTTTACTCCGGATCGGTTTCgccattaaaataaacttcccttCGGGATAAATTTCACTgtgaggattaaaaaaataaacagacaCGTGGCGAGTTGACGGGTACCCTCTGCATtcactcaaaaaattatttacggtgtattattattattaatattttttaaattttagttcttCCAGATTTTGTAGCAAAAGAAATGATACGAGATATTGCCCGCGAAACAGCCAGCGGTGGAACATTTTCCTTTACTCCAAATCAATTTCACAGAATTTATCTTCATCGTTATGAAAATGTCAGCATTTTATTTGCTGACATTAAAGGATTTActggtaaaattataaaagttcatatatttatttttataaaataattaattaatttttaaaattaattttttgtttatttaattttttaacttgtgtaagtatatttatatatttgtaatatatatgtacagaaggtactgacaataattataatgtaaatattaattttataaatagaaaCTGCAAGTGTGCTCTGTTTACACACAATACCattaattatatatctatatatatctatatattttcgtGATTAATATATCTTAAAAGACTGTTCCAAATTTTCGACATTAGTCTAAATATAATGACAgtagttatatatgtacaCACTTACTGTTACGAAATAATAGTACATTTACTTAAGACatgatatttttcatattatatcaAGTAtatatcttaaataattttttccttcattaatatttatttatatttttttaaagcactGGCAAGTCAGTGCAGCGCCCAAGAATTGGTCAAGGTCCTCAACGATTTATTTGCCCGTTTCGACAGACTTTCTGCCGAAAATCATTGTCTGAGGATTAAATTACTTGGGGATTGTTATTACTGCATATCAGGACTTCCTGTTGCGAGGACTGACCATGCGCATTGTTGCGTTGAAATGGGTCTTCATATGATCAAAGCTATTCGTGATATTCGTTACACTactaaagttattattatcattattattgtttatttcaGGTCAAGTTTATTCgattattgatgaaaattttttccaggtGGATTTAAATATGAGAATTGGCATCCATAGTGGCTCGGTACTTTGTGGAGTCC from Microplitis mediator isolate UGA2020A chromosome 7, iyMicMedi2.1, whole genome shotgun sequence includes the following:
- the LOC130671138 gene encoding tudor domain-containing protein 7A-like isoform X2, translating into MEDVGRTVRSLLLASKEGVAIDNVNRDYKAMEGDYIPFRKYGYLTVHEFLKAVPNIRIVSKNGTFFAQAVATASNRHIADLVSKQKTPRVRPTRRPKNTNSYKRSASTNRFSPRSNSFAGTGRTQSLHRSASLSNDSSRNWAPRQENTIRPLMSVSTSSSNFNGNSNGSSQRKSERPEADRVFQQPSRVNGFQQNSSFSSAASSSSINSRPGTLSNISLGKHSQPQNFASASAVTRQNSFGDNRSMQGTQIPPLIPPADRKSPVSPSGPVKQKQLSPSSNYSGLNNSSSKTNGTMYSDHVPPLKPLSERLRNPLAFSTAVPIVPEYPKPSAADSPTSADKRVTFAPTVGVKTPPLVLRQPSNEFAISPKQLTPPDTPKKNNDLRDDLVELVEKLHLPRPEYFITQNGKHNQKTILCQIKIGGVKFSSYPYDAKTQKEAEIAAAEQALADLKQHYETSVGLPITYDKELIKQRVIAIVDSEDHKSGIFKHKLPFYYKEKYNEALPKNWDTIINECSNKLVCEKAAGDEIILLPYDPAADNFEPKMPELILPQEDLWPVYVTNLVTTEEVYGIILEDEFCSKRDAMSEKLDGFYSKVRPKPPSIKINRYYALKKDDSWHRVFVEYLDNEINCADIFFIDTGDMESVSFNDLCALDKSFYELPPQAVRFSIAGYEELSNYETINKIGEKLLTNLSCYVQVLSREKNDMGLVINGVFYDTSTADDINVNDLILEKLTSFVASPQLTIEGEVLEVYLSHVDEAGGYIQINDDSHKILVALIDKLTGDSINEETLKRATVSWNAVNRESVYLIHLPDGQWVRVKVIQPVQNNQLSVMLIDVGKKMIVNASELLKTTMIPAPHDNNLKLIAAAIEKYPVQTCKIQLHNTRTSVLNDKKFLEPLVEMAPPSAKLFCKVIKEAKESSPLAVVELFKRNESDNLLISINNSLVMRPNDKTEGDDKNNNLKKRLERKNSRSSISRNGLELLGQPKIPDVAIRRD
- the LOC130671138 gene encoding tudor domain-containing protein 7A-like isoform X1, producing the protein MEDVGRTVRSLLLASKEGVAIDNVNRDYKAMEGDYIPFRKYGYLTVHEFLKAVPNIRIVSKNGTFFAQAVATASNRHIADLVSKQKTPRVRPTRRPKNTNSYKRSASTNRFSPRSNSFAGTGRTQSLHRSASLSNDSSRNWAPRQENTIRPLMSVSTSSSNFNGNSNGSSQRKSERPEADRVFQQPSRVNGFQQNSSFSSAASSSSINSRPGTLSNISLGKHSQPQNFASASAVTRQNSFGDNRSMQGTQIPPLIPPADRKSPVSPSGPVKQKQLSPSSNYSGLNNSSSKTNGTMYSDHVPPLKPLSERLRNPLAFSTAVPIVPEYPKPSAADSPTSADKRVTFAPTVGVKTPPLVLRQPSNEFAISPKQLTPPDTPKKNNDLRDDLVELVEKLHLPRPEYFITQNGKHNQKTILCQIKIGGVKFSSYPYDAKTQKEAEIAAAEQALADLKQHYETSVGLPITYDKELIKQRVIAIVDSEDHKSGIFKHKLPFYYKEKYNEALPKNWDTIINECSNKLVCEKAAGDEIILLPYDPAADNFEPKMPELILPQEDLWPVYVTNLVTTEEVYGIILEDEFCSKRDAMSEKLDGFYSKVRPKPPSIKINRYYALKKDDSWHRVFVEYLDNEINCADIFFIDTGDMESVSFNDLCALDKSFYELPPQAVRFSIAGYEELSNYETINKIGEKLLTNLSCYVQVLSREKNDMGLVINGVFYDTSTADDINVNDLILEKLTSFVASPQLTIEGEVLEVYLSHVDEAGGYIQINDDSHKILVALIDKLTGDSINEETLKRATVSWNAVNRESVYLIHLPDGQWVRVKVIQPVQNNQLSVMLIDVGKKMIVNASELLKTTMIPAPHDNNLKLIAAAIEKYPVQTCKIQLHNTRTSVLNDKKFLEPLVEMAPPSAKLFCKVIKEAKESSPLAVVELFKRNESDNLLISINNSLVMRPNDKTEGDDKNNNLKKRLERKNSRSSISRNGLELLGQPKIPDVGKYFDVHVTQTVAGPNHFVVQPYDGTEPLAIMEKKLQLYCEDNSNFAQPDDFYAAGNLCAANVSQKWYRASIVGPFDSFSTIVYLCDSGVMHSVPNTNLKPLADEFMTISYQGIKAKLYGSERFDWKAHHDSKFKELVADKDFVSIVRKIEDDKSSQTKQIICLDLVDTSGSTDKNILEEVMSFDK